The following proteins come from a genomic window of Campylobacter concisus:
- a CDS encoding formate dehydrogenase subunit gamma, whose protein sequence is MTRILTLLFTLSVAAMAIEGPTGVNQFDSTIWAAQRIENIKPYEHGWGPIFTFIQGNDYFAIAALSIILAVIGAFVLHFLIIGPKHFSHDGKKVFAFSLIERIAHGLAAISWIILVPTGIIIMWGAELGGGTFVRFCRYLHDIATIIFAISVLPMLFAWTIRMLPAVYDIRWMMIVGGYLSKKKKPVPAGKFNAGQKAWYWIAIPGGIVMIITGAIMYFTDFKEPAVASWFGLTQIDLLRYSVIIHNCLGIACAVFFLVHIYMAAIAIHGAIWSMITGYKEEEEVYVLHHYWYQELVRENKIPVSDYEKSYTNLK, encoded by the coding sequence ATGACGAGAATTCTTACTCTACTTTTTACATTGTCCGTTGCGGCAATGGCCATTGAAGGACCAACTGGTGTCAATCAATTTGACAGCACCATTTGGGCAGCACAGAGGATAGAAAATATCAAGCCTTATGAGCATGGCTGGGGCCCGATATTTACTTTTATACAAGGCAACGACTACTTCGCGATAGCTGCACTTTCTATCATTTTAGCTGTTATCGGCGCGTTCGTGCTACACTTCTTGATCATCGGACCAAAACACTTTAGTCACGATGGCAAAAAAGTATTTGCGTTTTCACTGATCGAACGTATAGCTCACGGCTTAGCTGCGATCTCTTGGATCATCTTAGTGCCAACTGGCATCATCATCATGTGGGGTGCAGAGCTTGGTGGTGGCACATTTGTGCGTTTCTGTAGATACTTGCACGATATAGCGACTATTATATTTGCTATTTCTGTGCTTCCTATGTTATTTGCTTGGACTATCAGAATGCTTCCAGCTGTTTATGACATAAGATGGATGATGATAGTTGGTGGCTATCTATCAAAGAAGAAAAAACCAGTCCCTGCTGGTAAATTTAACGCTGGTCAAAAGGCATGGTACTGGATCGCTATCCCTGGTGGTATCGTTATGATAATTACTGGCGCGATTATGTATTTTACAGACTTCAAAGAGCCAGCGGTTGCTTCTTGGTTTGGTCTTACACAAATTGATCTTTTAAGATACAGCGTAATTATCCATAACTGTCTTGGCATCGCATGTGCAGTATTTTTCTTAGTTCATATTTATATGGCAGCTATTGCTATTCATGGTGCTATTTGGTCGATGATTACTGGATATAAAGAGGAAGAAGAAGTTTATGTTCTTCATCACTACTGGTACCAAGAGCTCGTTAGAGAGAATAAAATTCCAGTATCTGATTATGAAAAGTCTTATACAAATTTAAAATAA
- the yedF gene encoding sulfurtransferase-like selenium metabolism protein YedF: MTTTIDCRNLECPKPVIMTKNALDGLNEGDNLEILVNALAPKENISRFLKNQNINFSLENNGNETKILATKGKNAIELTNFDEFVCDITPKSEKVLYLNDERAGSGDVGISLLAKFLGAFLQVDKKPKIIICVNNAVKMTTNRSHPSFKPLKDLEAAGVQILSCGSCLESYKLVSDLAIGEISNAYEIIDILSTHEQISL; encoded by the coding sequence ATGACAACAACAATTGATTGTAGAAATTTAGAATGTCCAAAGCCAGTCATCATGACTAAAAACGCGCTTGATGGCTTAAATGAAGGCGACAACTTGGAAATTTTAGTAAATGCATTAGCACCAAAAGAGAATATCTCAAGATTTTTAAAAAATCAAAATATAAATTTTAGCCTTGAAAACAATGGCAACGAGACTAAAATTTTAGCCACGAAAGGCAAAAACGCAATTGAGCTTACAAATTTTGATGAATTTGTCTGCGATATCACACCAAAAAGCGAAAAAGTTCTCTATCTAAACGACGAGCGCGCAGGAAGCGGCGATGTTGGTATAAGCTTACTTGCAAAATTCCTTGGAGCTTTTCTTCAGGTGGATAAAAAACCAAAGATAATAATATGTGTAAATAATGCTGTAAAAATGACAACAAATCGCTCACATCCAAGCTTTAAACCACTTAAAGACCTTGAAGCTGCTGGAGTGCAAATTTTAAGTTGTGGGAGCTGCTTAGAGTCATATAAACTAGTAAGCGATCTTGCAATTGGTGAAATTTCAAATGCCTATGAGATCATTGATATACTTTCAACTCACGAGCAGATCAGCCTATGA
- the selD gene encoding selenide, water dikinase SelD, whose product MIYHDKKLTQFVRAAGUAAKLDPSGLHKTISSLNLSHPNLLSSTNSNEDASVFKISSDLALVQTLDFITPVVNDPFIYGQIAAANSLSDVFAMGGEVMNALNIVGFDSCNLAPEILGEILRGGADKVKECGGIIVGGHTIETQQMYYGLSVTGRVHPDKFWANNTATNGNVLILTKPLGSGILSTAIKADLLSIDQIKEAVTIMAQLNSYAVKALEGIKVYAATDVTGFGFLGHLSEMLNEKISFEIYEKNVPIIASAKEFADMGIIPEGSYKNREFAKHFIDKEADILLFDAQTSGGLLLAVGEKDAMLAVKRLKEVGYESSAIVGSAVPKSEFGIFLR is encoded by the coding sequence ATGATCTATCATGATAAAAAGCTTACGCAGTTTGTTAGAGCCGCTGGCTGAGCTGCTAAGCTTGACCCGTCGGGTCTACACAAAACGATTAGTAGTTTAAATTTATCTCATCCAAACCTACTCTCAAGCACTAACTCAAACGAAGATGCAAGCGTTTTTAAAATTTCAAGTGACCTTGCATTGGTTCAAACGCTTGATTTTATAACGCCTGTGGTAAATGATCCATTTATATATGGACAGATCGCAGCTGCAAATAGCTTAAGCGACGTTTTTGCTATGGGCGGTGAGGTGATGAATGCACTAAATATTGTTGGCTTTGATAGTTGTAATCTCGCGCCTGAAATTTTGGGCGAAATTCTGCGAGGTGGAGCCGATAAGGTAAAAGAGTGCGGCGGTATCATAGTTGGCGGACATACGATAGAGACGCAGCAGATGTATTATGGGCTTAGCGTCACTGGAAGGGTGCATCCTGATAAATTTTGGGCAAATAATACAGCCACAAATGGCAATGTTTTAATCCTTACAAAACCACTTGGAAGTGGTATTTTAAGTACAGCGATAAAGGCTGATTTACTAAGCATAGATCAGATAAAAGAGGCTGTAACTATCATGGCGCAGCTAAATTCATACGCCGTAAAAGCGCTTGAAGGTATCAAAGTCTATGCGGCTACTGATGTGACTGGATTTGGCTTTTTGGGGCATTTAAGCGAAATGCTAAATGAAAAGATCAGTTTTGAAATTTATGAAAAAAATGTGCCAATCATTGCAAGTGCAAAGGAATTTGCAGATATGGGCATCATTCCAGAGGGAAGCTATAAAAACCGCGAATTTGCAAAGCATTTTATAGACAAGGAAGCTGATATTTTACTATTTGACGCACAAACTTCTGGTGGGCTTTTGCTTGCAGTTGGTGAAAAGGACGCGATGCTTGCAGTAAAACGCTTAAAAGAAGTAGGTTATGAAAGCTCGGCTATTGTTGGCTCTGCGGTGCCAAAGAGCGAGTTTGGTATATTTTTAAGATAA
- a CDS encoding NAD(P)H-dependent oxidoreductase: protein MNYLEILKFRHACKVFDESKKIGAGEFDFILEAGRLSPSSTGLEQWDILVVQNKELREKIKALSWNQAQITSCSHLVIVLAKIKEVKFGSAYVNKMIARNTNKDPEAIAVRQKFYHDFLLANFKNDDELTFQWSHEQCMIIATNMMNAAASLGIDSCPIEGFDRHALNELLGLDESFQRVAIMVPFGYRLNPQPKKLRREISDIVTWIY, encoded by the coding sequence ATGAATTATCTTGAAATTTTAAAATTTCGTCATGCTTGCAAGGTTTTTGACGAAAGCAAAAAAATCGGTGCTGGAGAGTTTGATTTTATACTAGAAGCTGGCAGGTTAAGTCCTAGCTCAACTGGACTTGAGCAGTGGGATATCTTAGTTGTTCAAAATAAAGAGCTTAGAGAAAAAATAAAAGCTCTTTCATGGAATCAAGCGCAAATCACATCTTGCTCACATTTAGTTATCGTTTTAGCTAAGATCAAAGAGGTAAAATTTGGAAGCGCATACGTTAATAAAATGATTGCTAGAAATACTAATAAAGATCCTGAAGCAATTGCTGTAAGGCAAAAATTTTATCATGACTTTTTGCTAGCAAATTTTAAAAATGATGATGAGCTAACATTTCAGTGGTCACATGAGCAGTGCATGATAATTGCCACAAATATGATGAATGCAGCTGCGAGTTTGGGCATTGATAGTTGCCCGATAGAAGGCTTTGACAGACACGCTTTAAATGAGCTTTTAGGGCTTGATGAGAGCTTTCAAAGAGTGGCTATCATGGTGCCATTTGGCTACCGTCTAAATCCACAACCAAAAAAACTTCGCAGAGAAATTTCTGATATCGTTACTTGGATCTATTAA
- a CDS encoding diguanylate cyclase domain-containing protein, with product MLEKQKTSLQIVKMFYTKSILLLLSFIFLALFVVCAGTNDIKYDLSSTNSNIKSSISNSFFIIKNDLFLKSKMVEAGLSDMLFDKNSTKNDLYIAFYVFDKNRNLIYSKRFLGADDIAEKDLSQLSLNETDAGKFTVSDRVYKNNRFRDIYASYGLKNGGSILVQIDIKFLQSYTNVDYDEKSKTYAYLVDKYGNLSRDEFYKKFDESMFLPYVSLGDEFKEDKIIFSLSHMSFYLISYMPEYKIFVITASTKHFHIFMQFVLFWLSIFCFISSIFLWVRDVKFIKNRIMPALKEVRDTLDGDEYKIKRSLNVTEFEDIKNGINKLKIETRKATNGLEEYKSRFGYIFEQSFLKIVVYDAYSGDIIDASNAFLSSIGYTKDEIIELNLNDLIDGDFALFMQMKQDAQNSDISFKIKLKTKDGGTKEGFLQESQIELRDSRLNFMLIHELDDEKFTKKDNEAINDYSFLSPNVIAEALSSDPFSIVRSTQNIDSVFKVPQDKKLINLKDLISPESLDEFAVNVSNESKKFFEKGSKNSEINLVANMQTNENNKTPFKIKVKFIDNGADKERKIIYFFNDLSDIAKLQEKYDAELKYFQSILWASQALVFSWDKKSDTLYIPNAIAKSLGYALNGDMSINFERAKTIFVDEFVSFKDFFDLIKKGEVYDGEVRFYRADKEIIYVRIRAKAIAFYDGEASVIKGTMQDLSVQNSFFSYQDLLAKIFSYAKEQIIMLDDEFRIIDANDAFFDTLNISRDKNFIEKIYSKDIINFKNGLKDIKDEILNSLKITGFWQGLIHDVRSKNRLEVISISKLLNAFGDQEGYILLASSANDDCYNKEYLEFIAYHDTLTGLPNRFLLFNKLENLLKQAKKSLKIAAFYIDFDNFKSINDGYGHQVGDKILIEISKKIDEIFPKQGIFARIGGDEFIGAMPYENLGEIYETAENILRVGQSKISIDDDEKKLSVSIGISLSSDALSVDDLIERADWAMYQAKLNGKNKYYVFNSKKDTYFKNEYRDDSKIIEAIDAGEMFLLYQPEIDIKSGEVSSFEAFIRWKNGDKILRPSDFLPLAKGSKAVVAIALFTLKDALKARAVWLKEGINAKVRVNLCIKKLMTSEFFEKFKKLLEDEQLDTSGLIIDIVDSASGVNLDDVVRYIDAYKELGVSFSLDDFASYSGSVEALGMLKINRFNIDKRFCKQIFDSVEALKTIRMIKYVSDTFDFDVMIKNLEDKSMLEIFVGFGFSRFQGRLFAPELSLDDVLKFKFALSSPLNVRNFQDDENYNMLCKIVGAKELMTRLINLLKCDEKVSEKLKDEIANQVDDIRIINEKLAEILDTILVKIDKENVINLANEAILLCDNDLNLSGANKNNE from the coding sequence GTGCTTGAGAAACAAAAAACCAGCCTTCAAATAGTAAAAATGTTTTATACAAAGTCTATTTTACTTTTACTCTCATTTATATTTTTAGCATTATTTGTAGTTTGTGCTGGTACGAACGATATAAAGTATGATCTTAGCTCAACTAATTCAAATATAAAATCATCAATCTCAAATAGCTTTTTTATAATAAAAAACGATCTATTTTTAAAATCAAAAATGGTTGAAGCAGGTCTTAGCGATATGCTATTTGATAAAAATTCAACAAAAAACGATCTTTATATAGCTTTTTATGTTTTTGATAAAAATAGAAATTTAATCTATTCAAAGAGATTTTTAGGTGCTGATGACATAGCTGAAAAGGATCTATCTCAGCTTAGTTTAAACGAGACAGATGCTGGGAAATTTACAGTATCAGATCGTGTCTATAAAAATAATCGTTTTAGAGACATTTATGCATCTTATGGGCTAAAAAATGGAGGCAGCATTTTAGTTCAAATTGATATAAAATTTTTGCAAAGCTACACCAATGTAGATTACGATGAAAAAAGCAAAACTTATGCTTATCTGGTGGATAAATATGGAAATTTATCAAGAGATGAGTTTTATAAAAAATTCGATGAGTCGATGTTTTTGCCTTATGTGAGTCTTGGCGATGAGTTTAAAGAGGATAAAATAATATTTTCTTTAAGCCATATGAGCTTTTATCTCATAAGCTATATGCCAGAGTATAAAATTTTTGTTATTACCGCTTCAACGAAGCATTTTCATATCTTTATGCAGTTTGTGTTATTTTGGCTATCGATCTTTTGTTTTATATCTTCCATATTTTTATGGGTTAGAGATGTAAAATTTATAAAAAATAGAATAATGCCAGCTTTAAAAGAGGTAAGAGATACTTTAGATGGCGATGAATACAAGATAAAACGAAGCCTTAATGTAACAGAATTTGAAGATATAAAAAATGGAATAAACAAACTAAAGATAGAAACCAGAAAAGCAACTAATGGACTAGAAGAATACAAAAGTAGATTTGGCTATATTTTTGAGCAAAGCTTTTTGAAAATAGTAGTTTATGATGCTTATAGCGGCGATATTATTGATGCTAGTAATGCATTTTTGTCTTCCATTGGCTACACAAAAGATGAGATTATAGAGCTAAATTTAAATGATTTAATAGATGGCGATTTTGCATTGTTTATGCAAATGAAACAAGACGCTCAAAATAGCGATATAAGTTTTAAAATCAAGCTAAAAACAAAAGATGGCGGCACTAAAGAGGGATTTTTACAAGAGTCGCAGATCGAGCTAAGGGATTCTAGGCTAAATTTTATGCTTATACACGAGCTTGACGATGAAAAATTTACGAAAAAGGATAACGAAGCAATAAATGATTATTCCTTTTTATCGCCAAATGTAATAGCAGAAGCATTAAGCAGCGATCCATTTTCTATCGTAAGAAGTACTCAAAATATCGATAGTGTCTTTAAAGTCCCGCAAGATAAGAAGCTTATAAATTTAAAAGACCTAATAAGCCCTGAAAGTTTAGATGAGTTTGCTGTAAATGTTTCTAATGAATCTAAAAAATTCTTTGAAAAAGGTAGCAAAAATAGCGAGATAAATCTCGTAGCCAATATGCAAACAAATGAAAACAATAAAACGCCATTTAAGATAAAAGTAAAATTTATAGATAATGGTGCTGATAAAGAGCGAAAGATCATTTACTTTTTTAATGACTTAAGTGATATAGCAAAGTTGCAAGAAAAATACGATGCTGAATTAAAATATTTTCAAAGCATACTTTGGGCAAGCCAAGCGCTTGTCTTTTCATGGGATAAAAAAAGCGACACCCTTTATATCCCAAATGCTATTGCTAAGTCGCTCGGATATGCATTAAATGGAGATATGAGTATAAATTTTGAACGCGCAAAAACTATATTTGTAGATGAATTTGTAAGCTTTAAGGACTTTTTTGACCTTATAAAAAAAGGTGAAGTATATGATGGCGAAGTGCGTTTTTATAGAGCTGATAAAGAGATTATTTATGTAAGGATTAGAGCAAAAGCAATAGCTTTTTATGATGGTGAAGCAAGCGTCATAAAGGGCACAATGCAAGATCTTAGTGTGCAAAATAGCTTTTTTTCTTATCAAGACCTTTTAGCAAAAATTTTCTCATACGCAAAAGAGCAGATTATTATGCTTGATGATGAGTTTAGGATCATAGATGCTAATGACGCTTTTTTCGATACGCTTAACATTTCTAGAGATAAAAATTTTATAGAGAAAATTTACTCAAAAGATATAATAAATTTTAAAAACGGACTAAAAGATATTAAAGATGAAATTTTAAATTCACTTAAAATAACTGGCTTTTGGCAAGGTCTTATTCATGATGTTCGAAGCAAAAATAGACTTGAAGTCATAAGTATAAGCAAGCTTTTAAACGCGTTTGGCGATCAAGAGGGATATATATTGTTAGCTTCAAGCGCAAATGATGACTGCTACAATAAAGAATATCTCGAATTTATCGCGTATCACGATACGCTGACTGGACTACCAAATAGATTTTTACTTTTTAATAAGCTAGAAAATCTACTAAAACAAGCGAAAAAAAGCTTAAAAATAGCAGCATTTTATATTGATTTTGATAATTTTAAATCGATAAATGACGGATACGGACATCAAGTAGGCGATAAAATCCTAATAGAAATTTCAAAAAAAATAGATGAAATTTTTCCAAAACAAGGAATATTTGCAAGAATAGGCGGGGACGAGTTTATAGGTGCTATGCCTTATGAAAATTTGGGAGAAATTTACGAGACTGCTGAGAACATCTTAAGAGTGGGTCAGAGTAAAATTTCTATTGATGATGATGAAAAAAAACTTAGCGTAAGTATTGGTATTAGCTTAAGTAGCGATGCGCTTAGCGTTGATGATCTAATTGAAAGAGCCGATTGGGCTATGTATCAAGCAAAGCTTAATGGAAAAAATAAATATTATGTATTTAATTCGAAAAAAGATACATATTTTAAAAATGAATATAGAGATGACTCAAAGATCATTGAAGCTATCGATGCTGGCGAGATGTTCTTACTATATCAGCCTGAGATTGATATAAAAAGCGGGGAAGTTAGCAGCTTTGAGGCATTTATTAGATGGAAAAATGGCGATAAGATATTAAGGCCATCAGATTTCTTACCACTTGCAAAAGGCTCAAAAGCAGTTGTGGCTATCGCATTATTTACACTAAAAGATGCTTTAAAAGCTAGGGCTGTATGGCTAAAAGAGGGGATAAATGCAAAAGTTAGGGTAAATTTATGCATTAAAAAGCTAATGACTTCTGAGTTTTTTGAGAAATTTAAAAAGCTTTTAGAAGATGAACAACTAGATACTAGTGGGCTAATCATAGACATCGTTGACTCCGCAAGTGGCGTAAATTTAGATGATGTTGTTAGATATATCGATGCTTATAAGGAGCTAGGCGTTAGCTTTTCGCTTGATGATTTTGCGTCTTATTCAGGCTCGGTAGAAGCTTTAGGCATGTTAAAAATAAATAGATTTAATATAGATAAAAGATTTTGCAAACAGATTTTTGATTCAGTAGAAGCGCTAAAGACAATACGCATGATAAAGTATGTATCAGATACATTTGATTTTGATGTCATGATAAAAAATTTAGAAGATAAAAGCATGCTTGAAATTTTTGTTGGATTTGGATTTAGTAGATTTCAAGGGCGGCTTTTTGCGCCAGAGCTTAGCCTGGATGATGTGCTCAAATTTAAATTTGCTCTATCATCTCCGCTAAATGTAAGAAATTTTCAAGATGATGAGAACTACAATATGCTTTGCAAAATAGTAGGTGCAAAAGAGCTTATGACTCGTTTGATAAATTTGCTTAAATGCGATGAAAAAGTAAGCGAAAAATTAAAAGACGAAATAGCAAATCAAGTAGATGATATCAGAATAATAAATGAAAAATTAGCTGAAATTTTAGATACGATCCTTGTAAAAATAGACAAAGAGAATGTAATAAATTTAGCTAATGAGGCAATTTTATTATGCGATAATGATCTAAATTTAAGTGGAGCGAACAAAAATAATGAATGA
- a CDS encoding ATP phosphoribosyltransferase regulatory subunit — protein MNENVLNVYEHEIPNGSKLYFAGSAKLKRQIEQKASEILEKEGFSEIVTPFFSYHQHLSVDATNLLRFSDSLNHEISLRADSTVDTVRIVLRRLKANESKRWFYIQPVFRYPSQEIYQIGAELIGENDVLKSINIVAKLLNELKMDTFLQVSNIQIPRVICEILSVPIEIFENGQMEKILSQNVPWLSALALLKSVDELDEVIKISPSKLKEPLENLRNLASDLEYKNLRIVPLYYSKMRYYDSLFFRFLRNNSIIASGGSYEIDGKINSGFAVYTDALIEEKINLRK, from the coding sequence ATGAATGAAAATGTTTTAAATGTTTATGAGCATGAAATTCCAAATGGAAGCAAACTCTACTTTGCTGGTAGCGCAAAGCTAAAGAGGCAAATCGAACAAAAAGCTAGTGAAATTTTAGAAAAAGAAGGCTTTAGCGAGATCGTCACACCATTTTTTTCATATCATCAACATTTAAGTGTAGATGCTACAAATCTTTTGCGTTTTAGCGACAGCCTAAATCACGAGATAAGTCTAAGGGCTGATAGCACGGTAGATACTGTAAGGATCGTGCTTAGAAGGTTAAAAGCAAACGAATCAAAAAGATGGTTTTATATCCAGCCAGTCTTTCGCTATCCAAGCCAAGAAATTTATCAAATCGGAGCCGAGCTAATCGGTGAAAATGATGTTTTAAAAAGCATAAATATCGTAGCAAAGCTTCTTAATGAGCTAAAAATGGATACATTTTTGCAAGTGAGCAATATACAAATTCCAAGAGTGATTTGTGAAATTTTAAGCGTGCCTATTGAAATTTTTGAAAATGGACAAATGGAGAAAATTTTATCTCAAAATGTTCCATGGCTAAGTGCTCTTGCTCTTTTAAAGTCAGTTGATGAACTGGATGAGGTGATTAAAATTTCTCCAAGCAAACTAAAAGAACCGCTTGAAAATTTAAGGAATTTAGCCAGCGATTTAGAATATAAAAATTTAAGAATAGTTCCGCTATATTACTCGAAAATGAGATATTACGATAGTTTATTTTTTAGATTTTTAAGAAATAACAGCATAATAGCAAGTGGCGGTAGCTACGAAATAGACGGAAAAATAAATAGTGGTTTTGCTGTTTATACAGATGCATTGATAGAAGAAAAAATTAATTTAAGGAAGTAA
- a CDS encoding adenylosuccinate synthase encodes MRKADLVVGVQWGDEGKGKIVDMLGLNYDMICRSQGGHNAGHTIWVDGVRYALHLVPSGILHKNIINIIGNGVVVCPEVLITEMAQFENLEGRLYISDKAHLNLSYHSQIDQAKERLKGEKAIGTTGKGIGPTYADKISRSGHRVGELLEPERLCDALMHDFETNKCVFDALGVKIPNENELLEELKRYKEVLAPFIANTTNLVWKALDENKKVLLEGAQGTLLDIDHGTYPYVTSSNTISAGACTGLGLNPKEIGEVIGVIKAYTTRVGFGPFPTEDKGTSGDKMCDIGKEFGTTTGRRRRCGWFDAVSVKYASRLDGVDTYALMKLDVLDGFEVVKICKAYQYNGETIDYMPTDLENATPIYEELAGWDSVKGISKYEDLPANARAYIERIEALTGVKIGYISTSPERSDTIIR; translated from the coding sequence ATGAGAAAGGCTGATTTAGTAGTTGGAGTTCAATGGGGTGATGAGGGTAAAGGCAAGATAGTTGATATGCTAGGACTAAACTATGATATGATTTGTCGCTCACAGGGTGGTCATAATGCTGGCCATACGATCTGGGTTGATGGCGTTAGATACGCGCTTCATCTTGTTCCAAGCGGAATTTTGCATAAAAATATTATAAATATCATTGGCAATGGCGTTGTTGTTTGTCCAGAAGTGTTAATCACTGAAATGGCTCAGTTTGAAAATTTAGAAGGAAGGCTTTATATTAGCGATAAAGCACATTTAAATCTAAGCTATCATAGCCAAATCGATCAAGCAAAAGAGAGACTAAAAGGCGAAAAAGCAATCGGTACTACTGGCAAAGGCATAGGACCAACTTATGCTGATAAAATAAGTAGAAGCGGTCACAGAGTAGGCGAGCTACTTGAGCCAGAGCGTTTGTGCGATGCTTTGATGCATGATTTTGAGACAAATAAATGCGTATTTGACGCACTTGGTGTAAAAATTCCTAATGAGAACGAATTGCTTGAAGAGCTAAAAAGATATAAAGAGGTTTTAGCTCCATTTATCGCAAATACTACAAACCTAGTATGGAAGGCACTTGATGAAAATAAAAAGGTATTACTTGAAGGCGCTCAGGGCACGCTTTTAGATATCGACCATGGCACATATCCATACGTAACTAGCTCAAATACCATAAGTGCAGGTGCTTGCACAGGTCTTGGACTAAATCCAAAAGAAATCGGTGAAGTAATAGGCGTCATAAAGGCATATACGACTCGTGTTGGCTTTGGCCCTTTCCCAACAGAAGATAAAGGCACGAGTGGCGATAAGATGTGTGATATTGGTAAGGAATTTGGCACAACAACAGGTCGCCGCAGACGTTGTGGCTGGTTTGATGCTGTGAGTGTAAAATATGCTTCAAGGCTTGACGGTGTCGATACTTATGCGCTTATGAAGCTTGATGTACTTGATGGATTTGAAGTGGTAAAAATTTGCAAAGCTTATCAATATAACGGTGAAACTATCGATTATATGCCGACAGATCTTGAAAATGCAACTCCTATTTACGAGGAACTCGCAGGCTGGGATAGCGTAAAAGGCATAAGCAAATATGAAGATTTGCCAGCAAACGCAAGAGCTTATATTGAGAGAATAGAAGCGCTAACTGGCGTAAAGATCGGCTATATCTCAACAAGCCCTGAAAGAAGTGATACAATCATTAGATGA
- a CDS encoding flagellar export protein FliJ has product MDKVEAKLAVARLNVRNFEENLSRLRAKLGEFVLPKSGNIGELKENLELINITRQELNACKESLEIANKEVLHYEHKYKNANLEYEKMKYLEKEEFKKEIKRIQKAEALALDEFAVMKFVTKSEQ; this is encoded by the coding sequence ATGGACAAAGTAGAGGCCAAGCTCGCCGTTGCCAGGCTTAATGTGAGAAATTTTGAAGAAAATTTATCGCGTTTAAGAGCTAAACTTGGCGAGTTTGTTTTGCCAAAAAGTGGCAATATAGGCGAACTAAAGGAAAATTTAGAGCTGATAAATATAACAAGGCAGGAGCTAAATGCTTGCAAAGAGAGCCTTGAAATAGCCAACAAAGAAGTTTTGCATTACGAGCATAAATATAAAAATGCAAATTTAGAGTACGAAAAGATGAAATATCTAGAAAAAGAAGAGTTCAAAAAAGAGATAAAACGCATACAAAAGGCTGAAGCACTTGCACTTGACGAGTTTGCTGTGATGAAATTTGTTACTAAAAGTGAGCAGTGA
- a CDS encoding MotE family protein: MRGFLLFFAVLNFAFCYEVPVDCTQIFEARKEEISKELEIIDEQRQALEVFRASSAAAYEENNKKLAKKEADLNATMKVIEQKRKEIDEVVAKNEKILKELRTMTSDKVNESYSKMKDGAAAEVLSKMPRLNAATILYALDAKKISTIMAKMDPKVASEITTLLQKGPPFADEKGDMPTPAGSINIQ, translated from the coding sequence ATGAGAGGATTTTTGTTATTTTTTGCGGTCCTAAATTTTGCATTTTGCTATGAAGTGCCTGTTGATTGCACACAAATTTTTGAGGCCAGAAAAGAAGAAATTTCAAAGGAACTTGAGATTATAGATGAACAGCGCCAAGCTTTAGAGGTATTTCGCGCAAGCTCGGCAGCAGCCTATGAAGAAAATAATAAAAAACTTGCCAAAAAAGAAGCTGACCTAAATGCGACAATGAAAGTGATCGAGCAAAAACGCAAAGAGATCGATGAAGTGGTCGCCAAAAATGAAAAAATTTTAAAAGAACTTCGCACAATGACTAGCGATAAAGTCAATGAGTCGTATTCTAAGATGAAAGATGGCGCGGCAGCTGAGGTACTCTCTAAAATGCCTAGATTAAACGCAGCCACCATACTTTATGCCCTTGATGCCAAAAAGATATCAACCATCATGGCGAAAATGGATCCAAAAGTAGCATCTGAGATCACTACTTTGCTTCAAAAAGGACCACCATTTGCTGATGAAAAAGGCGATATGCCAACTCCAGCCGGTAGCATAAATATACAGTAA